From Nicotiana tabacum cultivar K326 chromosome 15, ASM71507v2, whole genome shotgun sequence, the proteins below share one genomic window:
- the LOC142169725 gene encoding uncharacterized protein LOC142169725, with product MTTDRLLKWNINVDPMCVFCKLHPETHAHLVCECTVTSRLWKDVFDRLQMQVQLKTWAHLVSWFMEKAKKKYVEGQLMRRIFAEVLYSIWNERNQRVFNRIHRDRQSIIREVAYLCNVRVVSKLKLVLQNKPL from the coding sequence ATGACAACTGATAGGTTGCTCAAATGGAACATCAATGTGGATCCAATGTGTGTCTTTTGTAAACTACATCCAGAGACTCATGCCCATTTAGTCTGTGAATGCACTGTCACCTCTAGGTTGTGGAAAGATGTCTTCGACCGGCTACAAATGCAGGTCCAACTAAAGACGTGGGCTCATCTAGTTTCTTGGTTTATGGAGAAAGCTAAGAAGAAGTATGTGGAAGGACAACTTATGCGAAGAATTTTTGCTGAAGTACTGTATAGTATATGGAATGAAAGAAATCAAAGAGTATTCAATAGGATACACAGGGACAGACAAAGCATCATTAGAGAGGTAGCTTATCTTTGTAATGTACGAGTTGTTAGCAAACTCAAGTTAGTTCTACAGAATAAGCCTCTGTAG